A genomic stretch from Erigeron canadensis isolate Cc75 chromosome 9, C_canadensis_v1, whole genome shotgun sequence includes:
- the LOC122582189 gene encoding sucrose synthase 2-like, which translates to MSKPKFTRVPSMRDRVVETLSLHRNDIVSLLSRYVEQGKGILQAHHLLDEMEKLCGDESCRQQLADGPFGEILKSAQEGIILPPYVALAIRPRPGVWEFLRVNVEELSVEQLSVSEYLVFKEELVDGQKKDHFMLELDFEPFNASFPRMSRSSSIGNGVQFLNRHLSSIMFSNKDYLEPILDFLRAHKHKGYAMMLNDRIQSMSRLESSLVKAEDYLSKQPPETPYSEFEHAFQEMGFERGWGNDAKKVSSMMHNLSEILQAPDPSSLEKFLGKIPMIFSVVILSIHGYFGQANVLGLPDTGGQIVYILDQVRSLENEMLLKLRQQGLDIKPKILIVTRLIPDAKGTSCDQRLERVFGTEHTHILRVPFRTEKGILRKWISRFDVWPYLEAFTEDAASEISAELQGVPDLIIGNYSDGNLVASLLSNKLGVTQCNVAHALEKTKYPDSDLYWKKYDEKYHFSCQFTADLLAMNNADFIITSTYQEIAGTKNTVGQYENHAAFTLPGLYRVVHGVDVFDPKFNIVSPGADSTIYFSYAEKEKRLTSLHPTIEKLLYDPEQNDIHIGNISDPSKPMIFSIARLDHVKNITGLVEFYAKNNKLREFANLVIVAGYNDVKQSSDREEIAEIEKMHDLIKQYKLDGQLRWISSQTNRARNGELYRYIADGRGVFVQPAFYEAFGLTVVEAMACGLPTFATCHGGPAEIIEDGVSGFHIDPYHPDKTSDTVADFFQKCKEDPTYWVKISDDGVKRISERYTWKIYAERLMTLAGVYSFWKYVSKLERRETRRYIEMFYMLKLRELMNSVPLAVDDEP; encoded by the exons ATGTCAAAACCTAAGTTTACTAGAGTACCAAGTATGCGAGACCGCGTTGTGGAAACACTTTCTCTTCACCGAAACGACATCGTTTCTCTTCTTTCCCG ATATGTGGAACAAGGGAAGGGGATATTGCAAGCGCACCATCTACTTGATGAGATGGAGAAATTGTGCGGCGATGAAAGTTGTCGCCAACAGCTTGCGGATGGTCCTTTTGGTGAAATCCTCAAGTCTGCACAG GAAGGCATAATTCTACCACCATATGTAGCATTAGCTATCCGTCCAAGACCTGGTGTATGGGAATTTTTGCGTGTGAATGTAGAAGAACTAAGCGTAGAACAGCTTAGTGTTTCTGAATATCTTGTTTTCAAGGAAGAACTTGTTGATGGGCA GAAGAAAGACCATTTTATGCTCGAACTGGATTTTGAGCCATTCAATGCTTCATTTCCCCGGATGTCACGCTCTTCATCTATTGGCAATGGAGTTCAGTTCCTTAATCGCCATCTCTCTTCTATTATGTTTAGCAACAAAGATTACCTGGAACCAATTCTCGATTTTCTTCGTGCCCATAAACATAAAGGATAT GCAATGATGTTAAATGACCGAATTCAAAGTATGTCTAGACTCGAATCTTCTTTGGTAAAGGCGGAGGATTACCTCTCTAAGCAGCCACCTGAAACACCCTACTCTGAATTTGAACATGC GTTTCAAGAAATGGGGTTTGAAAGAGGTTGGGGAAATGATGCCAAAAAGGTTTCGAGTATGATGCATAACCTCTCTGAAATTCTTCAAGCACCTGATCCGTCCAGTCTTGAAAAGTTTCTTGGAAAGATACCAATGATATTCAGTGTTGTCATTTTATCTATCCATGGTTACTTTGGGCAGGCCAATGTTTTGGGGTTACCAGATACCGGTGGCCAG ATTGTATACATATTGGATCAAGTACGTTCCTTGGAGAATGAGATGTTACTTAAGTTAAGGCAGCAGGGACTGGATATCAAACCTAAGATTTTAATT GTGACTCGATTGATACCTGATGCCAAAGGTACTTCATGTGACCAACGGTTGGAGAGAGTGTTTGGAACTGAACACACCCATATTTTACGGGTTCCTTTTAGGACTGAGAAAGGTATTTTGCGTAAATGGATCTCAAGGTTTGATGTCTGGCCTTATTTGGAGGCATTTACAGAG GATGCAGCAAGCGAAATTTCGGCTGAGTTGCAAGGTGTTCCAGATCTGATAATCGGAAACTACAGTGATGGGAATCTAGTTGCCTCCTTGCTATCTAACAAATTGGGAGTAACCCAG TGTAACGTAGCGCATGCGTTAGAGAAAACTAAGTATCCAGATTCTGACTTATATTGGAAGAAATATGATGAGAAATACCATTTTTCATGTCAATTTACTGCCGACCTCCTGGCCATGAACAATGCAGATTTTATCATCACAAGTACATACCAAGAGATTGCAGGAAC GAAGAATACCGTTGGACAATATGAAAATCATGCAGCTTTCACTCTTCCGGGCTTGTACAGGGTTGTTCATGGTGTTGACGTGTTTGATCCAAAGTTCAACATTGTGTCTCCAGGGGCAGATTCAACAATCTACTTCTCATACGCGGAAAAGGAGAAGCGGCTTACATCTCTACATCCCACAATTGAGAAGCTATTGTACGACCCTGAACAGAACGACATCCACAT TGGCAATATAAGTGACCCGTCTAAACCCATGATTTTCTCAATTGCGAGGCTTGATCATGTGAAAAATATAACAGGTCTGGTAGAGTTCTATGCCAAGAATAATAAGCTGAGAGAGTTTGCAAACCTTGTTATAGTTGCTGGTTATAATGATGTGAAGCAGTCGAGTGACCGAGAAGAGATTGCAGAAATTGAGAAAATGCATGATCTTATTAAGCAATACAAGTTAGATGGTCAACTACGATGGATATCTTCCCAAACTAATCGAGCTCGAAATGGTGAACTTTATCGTTATATTGCTGATGGAAGGGGAGTTTTCGTCCAG CCTGCTTTCTATGAAGCTTTTGGACTTACAGTGGTGGAGGCCATGGCATGTGGCCTCCCCACATTTGCCACATGTCATGGTGGGCCCGCGGAGATTATCGAAGATGGGGTGTCTGGGTTTCATATTGATCCATATCATCCTGATAAGACATCTGATACAGTGGCTGATTTTTTCCAAAAGTGCAAGGAGGATCCTACTTACTGGGTCAAGATATCTGATGATGGGGTTAAAAGAATAAGCGAAAG GTACACATGGAAGATCTATGCTGAACGGTTGATGACATTAGCTGGAGTTTATAGCTTTTGGAAGTATGTTTCAAAACTTGAGAGGCGTGAAACTCGACGATACATTGAAATGTTTTACATGCTAAAGCTGCGTGAACTG ATGAACTCCGTCCCGCTAGCTGTTGATGACGAGCCCTAA